One Silene latifolia isolate original U9 population chromosome 4, ASM4854445v1, whole genome shotgun sequence DNA segment encodes these proteins:
- the LOC141652915 gene encoding CRS2-associated factor 2, mitochondrial-like, with the protein MLRLSSSLRRRVTLQTFSSHSLSFDEDPPFSLLQNPPNPQNGPHIPVKSDLPFDFRYSYSESDPSVKPISFREAPRFSPFGPGRLERKWTGTCAPVEDGDDSVTVKWEEEKMRVLGAALTEEEVDLLVEKYRHSDCNRQINIGKDGVTHNMLDDIHNHWRRAEAVRIKCLGLPTLDMDNVCFHLEDKSGGKVIYRHLNILLLYRGRHYDSKNRPLVPLMLWKPRAPIYPKLVQNVAEGLTFEETKAFRNRGLHSAPLMKLTRNGVYLNVVQKVKDAFQTEEVVRLDCTHVGTSDCKRIGVKLRDLVPCIPILFKDEQIILWRGKRDLNDQASCLEEIDST; encoded by the exons ATGCTACGTCTGTCATCATCACTACGACGTCGTGTCACTCTCCAAACCTTCTCCTCTCACTCTCTCTCCTTTGACGAAGACCCTCCTTTCTCTCTCCTACAAAACCCTCCAAATCCCCAAAATGGCCCTCACATTCCCGTTAAGTCAGACCTGCCCTTTGACTTCCGTTACTCATACTCAGAGTCCGACCCGTCAGTAAAGCCCATCAGCTTCCGTGAAGCGCCCAGGTTTTCCCCGTTCGGTCCGGGAAGGCTTGAGCGGAAATGGACCGGCACGTGCGCTCCGGTCGAGGATGGGGATGATTCAGTGACGGTGAAGTGGGAGGAGGAGAAAATGAGGGTGTTGGGTGCGGCGTTGACTGAGGAAGAGGTTGATTTGCTTGTTGAAAAGTATCGGCATAGTGATTGCAACCGACAGATTAACATTG GGAAGGATGGAGTTACGCATAACATGCTGGATGACATTCACAATCATTGGCGTAGGGCTGAGGCTGTGAGAATCAAATGCTTGGGGTTACCAACTCTTGATATGGACAATGTTTGCTTTCATCTTGAG GACAAATCGGGTGGGAAAGTTATCTATCGTCATCTTAATATTCTACTTCTGTATCGGGGTAGACACTATGATTCCAAAAATCGACCTCTGGTTCCTTTAATGCTCTGGAAGCCTCGTGCTCCGATATATCCCAAGCTTGTACAAAATGTGGCTGAGGGCTTGACTTTTGAAGAAACCAAAGCGTTTAGAAACCGGGGTTTGCACTCTGCCCCACTCATGAAACTCA CTCGGAATGGGGTGTATTTGAATGTGGTGCAAAAAGTGAAGGATGCCTTCCAAACTGAAGAGGTGGTGAGATTGGATTGCACCCATGTCGGAACCAGTGACTGCAAAAGGATTGGTGTTAAGCTAAGG GATTTGGTACCTTGCATTCCAATCTTGTTCAAAGATGAGCAAATTATACTTTGGAGGGGAAAGAGAGACCTTAACGATCAAGCTAGCTGCTTAGAGGAAATCGACAGTACGTAA